The following proteins are encoded in a genomic region of Nocardioides sp. cx-173:
- a CDS encoding NADH-quinone oxidoreductase subunit J, whose amino-acid sequence MVLAALGILFVRKAVHAALLLAVVMVSLAVLYAVLEAPFLFAVQIIVYTGAILMLFLFVMMIVGVDASDSVVETIRGQRVLAILGGLLLGLTLVIGLGQVTLGTAVGLERANAGGNIQGLADVLFSRYVFAFETTSALLITAALGAMVLAHRERLTPKPGQAQLSQQRLRDYADKGTHLGPLPSPGVFARHNAVDTPALLPDGTASEASVSRVLAARGTVRSAPDLADDIEEVQRSLGYDDQSRPDATPETSGKGGATAHTEEQP is encoded by the coding sequence ATGGTGCTGGCCGCCCTCGGCATCCTCTTCGTGCGCAAGGCCGTCCACGCCGCGCTGCTGCTGGCCGTCGTGATGGTCAGCCTCGCGGTGCTCTACGCGGTGCTCGAGGCGCCGTTCCTGTTCGCGGTGCAGATCATCGTCTACACCGGCGCCATCTTGATGCTGTTCCTGTTCGTGATGATGATCGTCGGCGTCGACGCCTCCGACTCGGTCGTGGAGACCATCCGCGGCCAGCGGGTGCTCGCGATCCTGGGCGGTCTGCTGCTCGGGCTGACCCTGGTCATCGGGCTCGGACAGGTGACCCTCGGCACCGCGGTCGGCCTCGAGCGGGCCAACGCCGGCGGCAACATCCAGGGCCTGGCCGACGTCCTGTTCTCCCGGTACGTCTTCGCGTTCGAGACCACCAGCGCCCTGCTGATCACCGCCGCCCTCGGAGCGATGGTGCTCGCCCACCGCGAGCGCCTGACCCCCAAGCCCGGCCAGGCCCAGCTGTCCCAGCAGCGCCTGCGTGACTACGCCGACAAGGGCACCCATCTCGGACCGCTGCCCTCGCCGGGCGTCTTCGCCCGCCACAACGCGGTGGACACCCCGGCTCTCCTGCCCGACGGCACCGCGTCCGAGGCCTCGGTCTCGCGGGTCCTCGCCGCGCGCGGCACGGTGCGCAGCGCCCCGGACCTCGCCGACGACATCGAGGAGGTCCAGCGCTCGCTGGGCTACGACGACCAGTCGCGCCCCGACGCCACTCCCGAGACCAGCGGCAAGGGCGGCGCGACCGCCCACACTGAGGAGCAGCCGTGA
- the nuoI gene encoding NADH-quinone oxidoreductase subunit NuoI has translation MAESRGVKEQFWDPIAGFGVTFRTMFRKVVTEQYPFEKSPTAPRFHGRHQLNRYPDGLEKCIGCELCAWACPADAIYVEGDQNTEDGRFSPGERYGRVYQINYLRCILCGLCIEACPTRALTMTNEYELADDNRADLIYEKSDLLAPLLPGMEQPPHAMLLGDDEGAYYRGEFAAPAPAARGEATS, from the coding sequence ATGGCTGAGTCCCGCGGCGTGAAGGAGCAGTTCTGGGACCCCATCGCGGGGTTCGGGGTCACCTTCCGCACCATGTTCCGCAAGGTCGTCACCGAGCAGTACCCGTTCGAGAAGTCACCGACGGCTCCGCGCTTCCACGGCCGGCACCAGCTCAACCGCTACCCCGACGGCCTCGAGAAGTGCATCGGCTGCGAGCTGTGCGCCTGGGCCTGCCCCGCCGACGCCATCTACGTCGAGGGTGACCAGAACACCGAGGACGGGCGCTTCTCCCCGGGGGAGCGCTACGGCCGCGTCTACCAGATCAACTACCTGCGCTGCATCCTGTGCGGGCTGTGCATCGAGGCCTGTCCGACCCGCGCGCTCACGATGACCAACGAGTACGAGCTGGCCGACGACAACCGCGCCGACCTCATCTACGAGAAGTCCGACCTGCTGGCTCCGCTGCTGCCCGGCATGGAGCAGCCCCCGCACGCGATGCTGCTCGGCGACGACGAGGGCGCCTACTACCGCGGCGAGTTCGCCGCGCCCGCCCCCGCCGCCCGTGGGGAGGCCACGTCGTGA
- the nuoE gene encoding NADH-quinone oxidoreductase subunit NuoE — protein sequence MSLTQETYGELRDIAARYPQPRSGLLPMLHLVQSVEGRVTPEGIEACAEILELTAAEVSGVATFYTMYKRKPVGDYHVGVCTNTLCAVMGGDLIFERLKEHLDVGNDETTEDAPGLKSITLEHVECNAACDYAPVMMVNWEFMDNMTPQSATQLVDDLRAGNEVHSTRGPKLCTWREAERVLAGFPDGLADEGPSAGPASLAGREIARERGWTAPSSDASGSTGETADTKTEAVEQADTSRAETETEQEKADG from the coding sequence ATGAGTCTCACCCAGGAGACCTACGGCGAGCTGCGCGACATCGCGGCCCGCTACCCGCAGCCGCGCTCGGGGCTGCTCCCGATGCTGCACCTCGTCCAGTCCGTCGAGGGCCGCGTGACCCCCGAGGGCATCGAGGCCTGCGCCGAGATCCTCGAGCTCACCGCGGCCGAGGTCAGCGGCGTGGCGACGTTCTACACGATGTACAAGCGGAAGCCGGTCGGCGACTACCACGTCGGCGTCTGCACCAACACGCTGTGCGCGGTCATGGGCGGCGACCTGATCTTCGAGCGGCTCAAGGAGCACCTCGACGTCGGCAACGACGAGACCACCGAGGACGCCCCCGGGCTGAAGAGCATCACGCTCGAGCACGTCGAGTGCAACGCGGCCTGCGACTACGCGCCGGTGATGATGGTCAACTGGGAGTTCATGGACAACATGACGCCGCAGTCGGCGACCCAGCTGGTCGACGACCTGCGCGCGGGCAACGAGGTCCACTCCACGCGCGGTCCCAAGCTGTGCACCTGGCGCGAGGCCGAGCGCGTGCTCGCGGGCTTCCCCGACGGCCTGGCCGACGAGGGCCCCTCCGCCGGCCCGGCCAGCCTGGCCGGCCGCGAGATCGCGCGCGAGCGCGGCTGGACCGCCCCGTCCTCGGACGCGAGCGGAAGCACCGGCGAGACCGCCGACACGAAGACCGAGGCGGTCGAGCAGGCCGACACCTCCCGCGCGGAGACCGAGACCGAGCAGGAGAAGGCCGATGGCTGA
- a CDS encoding NADH-quinone oxidoreductase subunit G: MTTTPDKTDVDLVSVTIDGIQVSVPKNTLVIRAAEQVGVQIPRFCDHPLLEPVGACRQCLVDIPDAGNGRGFPKPQASCTLPVAEGMVVNTQATSEVADKAQQGVMEFLLINHPLDCPVCDKGGECPLQNQAMTNGRGESRFSASGGIKRTYPKPINISAQVLLDRERCVLCARCTRFSEEIAGDPFIALIERGALQQVGIYEKEPLQSYFSGNTIQICPVGALTSAEYRFRSRPFDLVSSASVGEHDACGSAIRVDHRRGKVMRRLAGNDPEVNEEWITDKDRFAFHYADQDDRITYPQVRDEDGSLRPASWTEAFAVAARGLRDAGRSAVLLGGRHTVEDAFAYSMFARVALGTNDIDFRSRPHSAEEADFLASQVVLTGPEGGAVTYADLERAATVVLVGLEPEDEAGAIFLRLRKATKHGTRVVAIAPFASRGLEKLGGHLVATAPGEEPAAIESLLGHADHGVDATSVVLVGERLATVPGALSAAAALAAKSGARLAWVPRRAGDRGAVEAGCLPNLLPGGRPVADAAARVDAAAAWGVDSLPHAEGRDGAGIVAALTAGELGGVLVGGIDPDDTADPAATRAALEAARFVVALELRETDVTRAADVVFPVAPVTDKAGTFVSWEGRTRPFEEILSNPSSLPDLRVLAGIAEELAELGTGGVLGFRTVAEARLRMAEMGPWDGERPSAPSVPADARQGGAPGLALATWKQMLDNGSMQDGDKYLAATARPTVARVSRTVFDAVGPTITVTGDRGSVTLPAAVAPDLSDEVVWLPANSFGRGVLADVASPGSRVSVKGADA, encoded by the coding sequence ATGACGACCACTCCCGACAAGACCGACGTCGACCTGGTCTCGGTGACCATCGACGGCATCCAGGTCAGCGTCCCCAAGAACACCCTGGTGATCCGGGCCGCCGAGCAGGTCGGCGTCCAGATCCCGCGGTTCTGCGACCACCCGCTGCTCGAGCCGGTCGGCGCCTGCCGTCAGTGCCTGGTCGACATCCCCGACGCCGGCAACGGCCGCGGCTTCCCGAAGCCGCAGGCCTCCTGCACGCTCCCGGTCGCCGAGGGCATGGTCGTCAACACCCAGGCCACCAGCGAGGTCGCCGACAAGGCGCAGCAGGGCGTCATGGAGTTCCTGCTCATCAACCACCCGCTCGACTGCCCCGTGTGCGACAAGGGCGGCGAGTGCCCCCTGCAGAACCAGGCGATGACCAACGGTCGCGGGGAGTCCCGCTTCTCCGCCTCCGGCGGCATCAAGCGCACCTACCCCAAGCCGATCAACATCTCCGCCCAGGTCCTCCTCGACCGCGAGCGCTGCGTGCTGTGCGCGCGCTGCACCCGCTTCTCCGAGGAGATCGCGGGCGACCCGTTCATCGCGCTCATCGAGCGCGGCGCGCTGCAGCAGGTCGGCATCTACGAGAAGGAGCCGCTGCAGTCCTACTTCTCGGGCAACACGATCCAGATCTGCCCGGTCGGCGCCCTGACCTCGGCCGAGTACCGCTTCCGCTCGCGTCCCTTCGATCTGGTCTCGTCGGCGTCCGTGGGCGAGCACGACGCCTGCGGCTCGGCCATCCGCGTCGACCACCGGCGCGGCAAGGTCATGCGCCGCCTGGCCGGCAACGACCCCGAGGTCAACGAGGAGTGGATCACCGACAAGGACCGCTTCGCGTTCCACTACGCCGACCAGGACGACCGGATCACTTACCCGCAGGTGCGTGACGAGGACGGCTCGCTTCGGCCCGCCTCGTGGACGGAGGCGTTCGCCGTCGCCGCCCGCGGGCTGCGCGACGCCGGACGGTCCGCCGTCCTGCTCGGGGGCCGGCACACCGTCGAGGACGCCTTCGCCTACAGCATGTTCGCGCGGGTGGCGCTCGGCACCAACGACATCGACTTCCGCTCCCGGCCGCACTCCGCCGAGGAGGCCGACTTCCTGGCCTCGCAGGTGGTGCTCACCGGGCCCGAGGGCGGTGCCGTGACGTACGCCGACCTGGAGCGCGCCGCGACCGTCGTCCTGGTGGGCCTGGAGCCCGAGGACGAGGCCGGCGCGATCTTCCTGCGCCTGCGCAAGGCCACGAAGCACGGCACCCGCGTCGTCGCGATCGCGCCGTTCGCCTCGCGTGGTCTCGAGAAGCTCGGCGGCCACCTGGTCGCCACCGCCCCGGGCGAGGAGCCCGCCGCGATCGAGAGCCTCCTGGGCCACGCCGACCACGGCGTGGACGCCACGAGCGTCGTCCTGGTCGGCGAGCGCCTGGCCACCGTGCCCGGCGCCCTGTCGGCCGCCGCCGCGCTGGCCGCCAAGTCCGGCGCCCGGCTGGCATGGGTGCCCCGGCGCGCCGGCGACCGCGGTGCCGTCGAGGCCGGGTGCCTGCCGAACCTGCTGCCCGGAGGCCGGCCGGTGGCCGACGCCGCGGCCCGCGTCGACGCCGCCGCCGCATGGGGCGTCGACTCCCTGCCCCACGCCGAGGGCCGCGACGGCGCCGGCATCGTCGCCGCGCTCACGGCCGGAGAGCTCGGTGGCGTGCTCGTCGGCGGGATCGACCCCGACGACACCGCCGACCCGGCGGCCACGCGTGCCGCGCTCGAGGCGGCCCGCTTCGTCGTGGCCCTCGAGCTGCGCGAGACCGACGTGACCCGTGCCGCCGACGTCGTGTTCCCGGTGGCGCCGGTGACCGACAAGGCCGGCACCTTCGTCAGTTGGGAGGGCCGGACCCGTCCCTTCGAGGAGATCCTGTCCAACCCCTCCTCGCTCCCGGATCTGCGCGTCCTCGCCGGGATCGCCGAGGAGCTCGCCGAGCTCGGCACGGGGGGCGTCCTCGGATTCCGCACCGTCGCCGAGGCCCGGCTGCGGATGGCCGAGATGGGCCCATGGGACGGCGAGCGGCCCAGCGCACCGAGCGTGCCCGCGGACGCCCGGCAGGGCGGTGCGCCGGGCCTGGCCCTCGCGACCTGGAAGCAGATGCTCGACAACGGCTCGATGCAGGACGGCGACAAGTACCTCGCCGCGACGGCGCGACCGACCGTGGCCCGCGTCTCGCGGACCGTCTTCGACGCGGTCGGCCCCACGATCACCGTCACCGGTGACCGGGGCTCGGTGACGCTGCCCGCCGCCGTGGCACCGGACCTCTCCGACGAGGTCGTCTGGCTGCCCGCCAACTCCTTCGGGCGCGGGGTGCTCGCCGACGTGGCGTCGCCCGGCTCCCGCGTGAGCGTGAAGGGAGCGGACGCGTGA
- the nuoL gene encoding NADH-quinone oxidoreductase subunit L, giving the protein MHLLTESAHIPVVDPTSADGIFSLMWLVIALPLAGAVVLLLGGRLTDRWGHLLGTATAAGSFVVSLLMFLSLMDRGEDERQISQHLYDWIHVGGLDVGMDLLYDPLSALFLLLITGVGTLIHVYSIGYMAHDPRRRRFFGYLNLFVAAMLMLVMAENYVGLFLGWEGVGLASYLLIGFWQHKPTAAAAAKKAFVMNRVGDMGMALAIFLFFVTFGTTSFSGISEASSGASEATLNALGLLLLLAACGKSAQVPLQAWLLDAMEGPTPVSALIHAATMVTAGVYLIVRSNFVFELAPAAQTAVVIVATVTLLWGAVLGCAKDDIKKALAGSTMSQIGYMMLAAGLGTAGYAFAIFHLLTHGFFKANMFLGAGSVMHGMDDDVDMRRYGALRHAMPVTFLTFAMGYLAIIGFPGFSGFWSKDKIIEVALTENLVVGLAALLGAGITGFYMTRLMLMTFFTNKRWREGVHPHESPAVMTVPLIVLAALSVLAGVLLLGDWIVDWLSPVVGHVEHHEPPLPALAITGIVVLVVAVGVALAWFLVAKREIALTPPEDVSFATRAARADLYGDAINEGLVINPGRHLVSGLLTFDRHGADGAFTGGALAVSGIGGQLRKIQNGFVRSYALSLLAGVLLVVLALLAVNLG; this is encoded by the coding sequence ATGCATCTTTTGACTGAGTCTGCCCACATCCCGGTGGTCGACCCGACCTCCGCCGACGGGATCTTCTCCCTGATGTGGCTCGTGATCGCGCTGCCGCTGGCCGGCGCCGTCGTCCTGCTGCTGGGCGGTCGGCTGACCGACCGCTGGGGCCACCTGCTCGGCACCGCCACGGCGGCCGGCTCCTTCGTCGTGAGCCTGCTGATGTTCCTGTCCCTGATGGACCGCGGCGAGGACGAGCGACAGATCTCGCAGCACCTCTACGACTGGATCCACGTCGGCGGTCTCGACGTCGGCATGGACCTGCTCTACGACCCGCTGTCGGCGCTGTTCCTGCTGCTGATCACCGGCGTCGGCACGCTGATCCACGTCTACTCGATCGGCTATATGGCGCACGACCCGCGCCGTCGCCGCTTCTTCGGCTACCTCAACCTCTTCGTCGCGGCCATGCTGATGCTGGTGATGGCGGAGAACTACGTCGGCCTGTTCCTCGGCTGGGAGGGCGTCGGCCTGGCGTCGTACCTGCTGATCGGCTTCTGGCAGCACAAGCCCACCGCCGCGGCCGCCGCCAAGAAGGCCTTCGTGATGAACCGGGTCGGCGACATGGGCATGGCCCTGGCGATCTTCCTGTTCTTCGTCACCTTCGGCACGACCAGCTTCAGCGGCATCAGTGAGGCGTCCTCGGGCGCCTCCGAGGCCACGCTCAACGCGCTCGGCCTGCTGCTCCTGCTCGCGGCGTGCGGCAAGTCCGCCCAGGTGCCGCTGCAGGCCTGGCTGCTGGACGCCATGGAGGGCCCGACCCCGGTGTCGGCGCTCATCCACGCCGCCACGATGGTGACCGCGGGCGTCTACCTGATCGTCCGCTCCAACTTCGTGTTCGAGCTGGCCCCTGCCGCCCAGACCGCCGTGGTCATCGTCGCCACCGTCACGCTGCTGTGGGGTGCGGTGCTCGGGTGCGCGAAGGACGACATCAAGAAGGCGCTGGCCGGCTCCACGATGAGCCAGATCGGCTACATGATGCTGGCGGCCGGTCTCGGCACCGCCGGCTACGCGTTCGCGATCTTCCACCTGCTCACGCACGGGTTCTTCAAGGCCAACATGTTCCTCGGCGCCGGCTCGGTCATGCACGGCATGGACGACGACGTGGACATGCGCCGCTACGGCGCCCTGCGGCACGCCATGCCGGTCACCTTCCTGACCTTCGCCATGGGCTACCTGGCCATCATCGGCTTCCCCGGCTTCTCCGGGTTCTGGTCCAAGGACAAGATCATCGAGGTCGCCCTCACCGAGAACCTCGTGGTCGGCCTGGCCGCCCTGCTCGGCGCCGGCATCACCGGCTTCTACATGACCCGGCTGATGCTGATGACGTTCTTCACCAACAAGCGCTGGCGCGAGGGCGTGCACCCGCACGAGTCGCCGGCGGTCATGACCGTCCCGCTGATCGTGCTGGCCGCGCTGTCGGTCCTCGCCGGCGTCCTGCTGCTCGGCGACTGGATCGTCGACTGGCTCTCGCCGGTGGTCGGGCACGTCGAGCACCACGAGCCGCCGCTCCCGGCGCTCGCCATCACCGGCATCGTGGTGCTGGTCGTCGCGGTCGGGGTCGCCCTCGCCTGGTTCCTCGTGGCCAAGCGCGAGATCGCCCTGACCCCGCCCGAGGACGTCTCCTTCGCCACCCGGGCGGCACGCGCCGACCTCTACGGCGACGCCATCAACGAGGGCCTGGTCATCAACCCCGGCCGCCACCTCGTCAGCGGCCTGCTCACGTTCGACCGCCACGGCGCCGACGGTGCCTTCACCGGGGGCGCGCTCGCGGTCTCCGGCATCGGCGGACAGCTACGGAAGATCCAGAACGGTTTCGTGCGCTCCTATGCCCTCTCCCTCCTCGCCGGCGTGCTCCTCGTCGTGCTTGCCCTGCTGGCGGTGAACCTCGGATGA
- the nuoF gene encoding NADH-quinone oxidoreductase subunit NuoF: MADTLTPVLTDNWGSERSWTLAAYEEQGGYGALKKALSPEFGGPDAIITAVKDSGLRGRGGAGFPTGMKWSFIPQDNPRPKYLVVNADESEPGTCKDIPLMMATPHTLVEGVIISSFAIRANTAFIYIRGEVLHVIRRVQAAVAEAYAAGHLGKNIHGSGYDLDLVVHAGAGAYICGEETALLEGLEGRRGQPRLRPPFPAVAGLYASPTVINNVESIASVPSIIDHGAEWFASMGTEKSKGFGIFSLSGHVTRPGQYEAPLGITLRELIDLAGGIREGHQLKFWTPGGSSTPLLTAEHLDVPLDFEGVGAAGSMLGTRALQLFDETTCVVRAVLRWTEFYKHESCGKCTPCREGTWWLVQTLAALEKGQGSEADLDLLLDQCDNILGRSFCALGDGATSPISSSIQYFRDEYLAHLQHGGCPFDPAASTTFATAGASA; the protein is encoded by the coding sequence GTGGCTGACACATTGACCCCCGTCCTCACCGACAACTGGGGCTCGGAGCGCAGCTGGACGCTGGCGGCGTACGAGGAGCAGGGCGGCTACGGCGCGCTGAAGAAGGCGCTCTCGCCCGAGTTCGGAGGTCCCGACGCCATCATCACCGCCGTCAAGGACTCCGGCCTACGCGGTCGCGGCGGCGCCGGCTTCCCGACCGGCATGAAGTGGAGCTTCATCCCGCAGGACAACCCCCGGCCCAAGTACCTCGTCGTCAACGCCGACGAGTCCGAGCCGGGCACCTGCAAGGACATCCCGCTGATGATGGCGACGCCGCACACGCTGGTGGAGGGCGTGATCATCAGCTCCTTCGCCATCCGTGCCAACACCGCGTTCATCTACATCCGCGGCGAGGTGCTCCACGTCATCCGCCGGGTCCAGGCCGCCGTCGCCGAGGCGTACGCCGCGGGCCACCTCGGCAAGAACATCCACGGCTCGGGCTACGACCTCGACCTCGTGGTCCACGCCGGTGCCGGTGCCTACATCTGCGGCGAGGAGACCGCCCTCCTCGAGGGCCTCGAGGGCCGCCGCGGCCAGCCCCGCCTGCGCCCGCCGTTCCCGGCCGTCGCCGGGCTCTACGCCAGCCCGACGGTCATCAACAACGTCGAGTCCATCGCCTCGGTGCCGAGCATCATCGACCACGGCGCCGAGTGGTTCGCCTCCATGGGCACCGAGAAGTCCAAGGGCTTCGGGATCTTCTCGCTGTCGGGCCACGTCACCCGCCCCGGCCAGTACGAGGCCCCGCTCGGCATCACGCTGCGCGAGCTGATCGACCTGGCCGGCGGCATCCGCGAGGGCCACCAGCTGAAGTTCTGGACGCCGGGCGGCTCCAGCACCCCGCTGCTGACCGCCGAGCACCTCGACGTCCCACTGGACTTCGAGGGCGTCGGCGCGGCCGGCTCCATGCTCGGCACCCGCGCGCTGCAGCTCTTCGACGAGACCACCTGCGTGGTCCGCGCCGTGCTGCGCTGGACGGAGTTCTACAAGCACGAGTCCTGCGGCAAGTGCACCCCGTGCCGCGAGGGGACGTGGTGGCTGGTGCAGACGCTGGCCGCCCTCGAGAAGGGCCAGGGCAGCGAGGCCGACCTCGACCTGCTGCTCGACCAGTGCGACAACATCCTGGGCCGCTCGTTCTGCGCCCTCGGCGACGGTGCGACCAGCCCGATCTCCAGCTCCATCCAGTACTTCCGCGACGAGTACCTCGCCCACCTCCAGCACGGAGGCTGCCCGTTCGACCCGGCCGCCTCGACCACCTTCGCCACCGCCGGAGCCTCCGCATGA
- the nuoK gene encoding NADH-quinone oxidoreductase subunit NuoK, translated as MNEYIVLSAILFTIGCVGVLTRRNAIVVFMCVELMLNASNLALVTFAKQHGNLDGQIAAFFVMVVAAAEVVVGLAIIMTIFRTRRSASVDDASLLKF; from the coding sequence GTGAACGAGTACATCGTCCTGTCGGCGATCCTCTTCACCATCGGGTGCGTCGGGGTCCTGACCCGGCGCAACGCCATCGTGGTGTTCATGTGCGTCGAGCTGATGCTCAACGCCTCGAACCTCGCGCTGGTGACGTTCGCCAAGCAGCACGGCAACCTCGACGGGCAGATCGCGGCGTTCTTCGTCATGGTCGTGGCCGCCGCCGAGGTCGTCGTCGGGCTCGCGATCATCATGACCATCTTCCGGACGCGACGCTCGGCCTCGGTCGACGACGCGAGCCTGCTGAAGTTCTGA
- the nuoH gene encoding NADH-quinone oxidoreductase subunit NuoH, whose amino-acid sequence MIPDLIVLAADDLSAFGRDPWWLVIVKAVLIFVVLVVLTLFIIWFERRVVARMQHRIGPNVNGPFGLLQSLADGVKLALKEDFIPKAADKVVFVLAPVIAAVPAFVTFSVIPFGPEVGLPWTDRTTPLQLTDMPVAVLFVMAIASIGIYGIVLGGWASGSTYSLLGGLRSSAQMISYEVAMGLALVAVFLYAGSMSTSGIVAAQDDLWFGLILFPSFVIYVIAMVGETNRAPFDLPEAEGELVGGFHTEYSSLKFALFFLAEYINMATVSALATTLFLGGWHAPFWIDEIWEGANEGYVPVIWFFGKMFVFIFLFIWLRGTLPRLRYDQFMAFGWKRLIPIALVWIIAVATIRTLSLDDGIDRQYLLIGIGVLAVLFLLLFLFGEDREEIDDTPVVAEPTPGGFPVPAMPAGGPVRGAAAPLTFDTPISSSADAGAGKEAHADG is encoded by the coding sequence GTGATTCCCGACCTCATCGTCCTCGCCGCCGACGACCTGAGCGCCTTCGGGCGCGACCCGTGGTGGCTGGTCATCGTCAAGGCCGTCCTGATCTTCGTCGTGCTGGTGGTGCTCACGCTCTTCATCATCTGGTTCGAGCGCCGGGTCGTGGCACGCATGCAGCACCGCATCGGCCCCAACGTCAACGGTCCCTTCGGGCTGTTGCAGTCGCTCGCCGACGGCGTGAAGCTGGCGCTGAAGGAGGACTTCATCCCCAAGGCCGCCGACAAGGTGGTCTTCGTCCTGGCGCCGGTCATCGCCGCCGTGCCGGCGTTCGTGACGTTCAGCGTGATCCCGTTCGGCCCGGAGGTCGGGCTGCCCTGGACCGACCGGACCACCCCCCTCCAGCTCACCGACATGCCGGTGGCCGTGCTGTTCGTGATGGCCATCGCGTCGATCGGCATCTACGGCATCGTGCTCGGCGGCTGGGCCAGCGGGTCGACGTACTCGCTGCTGGGCGGCCTGCGCTCGAGCGCGCAGATGATCTCCTACGAGGTCGCGATGGGCCTCGCGCTCGTCGCGGTGTTCCTCTACGCCGGCTCGATGTCGACCTCCGGGATCGTCGCGGCCCAGGACGACCTGTGGTTCGGGCTGATCCTGTTCCCCTCGTTCGTGATCTACGTGATCGCGATGGTGGGGGAGACCAACCGCGCGCCGTTCGACCTCCCCGAGGCCGAGGGCGAGCTGGTCGGCGGCTTCCACACCGAGTACTCCTCGCTGAAGTTCGCGCTGTTCTTCCTGGCCGAGTACATCAACATGGCCACGGTCTCGGCGCTCGCCACCACGCTGTTCCTCGGCGGCTGGCACGCCCCGTTCTGGATCGACGAGATCTGGGAGGGAGCCAACGAGGGCTACGTGCCGGTCATCTGGTTCTTCGGCAAGATGTTCGTCTTCATCTTCCTCTTCATCTGGCTGCGCGGGACGCTGCCGCGTCTTCGCTACGACCAGTTCATGGCGTTCGGGTGGAAGCGCCTCATCCCGATCGCTCTGGTCTGGATCATCGCGGTCGCCACCATCCGCACGCTCTCGCTCGACGACGGCATCGACCGGCAGTACCTGCTGATCGGCATCGGCGTGCTCGCGGTGCTCTTCCTCCTGCTGTTCCTCTTCGGCGAGGACCGCGAGGAGATCGACGACACCCCCGTCGTCGCCGAGCCCACGCCGGGCGGCTTCCCGGTGCCCGCGATGCCCGCGGGCGGCCCGGTGCGCGGCGCCGCTGCCCCGCTCACCTTCGACACCCCGATCTCGAGCTCCGCCGACGCCGGCGCGGGCAAGGAGGCACACGCAGATGGCTGA